The following coding sequences are from one Paenibacillus tundrae window:
- a CDS encoding lasso peptide biosynthesis PqqD family chaperone has protein sequence MNMTQPIQEQDRFVQKEGHLVSDMGGEKVMMSIQSGRYYNLGSTGGHIWELIAEERTLAELVDALASEYEIDPEICRVQVVQFLEHLTREGLINVTRGA, from the coding sequence ATGAATATGACCCAACCAATCCAAGAACAGGATCGCTTTGTACAGAAGGAAGGCCATCTCGTCAGTGATATGGGCGGTGAGAAGGTCATGATGAGCATTCAAAGTGGCAGGTATTACAATCTGGGCAGTACAGGGGGACACATCTGGGAATTGATTGCGGAGGAGCGCACATTGGCTGAGCTGGTAGATGCACTTGCCTCGGAGTATGAGATTGATCCTGAGATTTGTCGTGTGCAGGTTGTTCAGTTTCTGGAGCATTTGACCCGTGAGGGATTAATTAACGTCACCCGTGGAGCATAG